The DNA window AAATCGAGCGAGAGCGTCCCGCCGAGCGAGAGATGGTGTGGCGAGTAGCCGCTCCAGACGGGCGGCGTCACCAGAATCGGAATCTCGTCGACGACCTGTTCGGCGCCGCCGTGTGTGATCGCGTCGACGAGGAGGGTATCGGTCGAGACGGGCAAGTGGTGGCCGTGCTGTTCGATACTCCCGACAGGAACGACGAGTATCGATCCGTCGCTGTCTCCGATGGCTTGAATTTCCGCGTATGGTTTTCCAGCCCATTCACAGGTCGTGGCCCCGAGTGTTTCGTATAGCATTGGTGATCCTCACGCAGCGTCCGGTAGAGTGGTCGATTCGCTTTCAATAGGTACGCGCTGTCCAGTCGTATCGAAGAAATGGACATCGGCCGCATCGAAATCGAGCGTGACACGATCACCTCGATCTGGTCGTATCTCGTCGTCGACGCGGGCGATAATCTCGGTATCCCGTTCCTCGAGTTGCAGATAGAGGTAATTGTCGGACCCCATTGGCTCGACGACGTCGACGACGGCCTCGATATGGCCCTCGTCTTGCGTGAGCGTGAGGTCTTCCGGTCGCACGCCGAGCGTGTACTCTCCGTCGGCAACGTCGAGGGAAAGTGTCGTAGAAAACCCCTCCGCGTCGATCGTACAGCCGCCGTCGGTGGTTCCGACGGTGACGTCGAAAAAGTTCATGCTCGGCGAACCGATGAACCCGGCGACGAACTTGTTGTTCGGGCGGTGGTAACACTCCTCGGGTGGTGACACCTGCTGGAGTTCACCATCGTTGAGGATGACGATCCGATCGCCCATGGTCATCGCTTCCGTCTGGTCGTGCGTGACGTAGATCGTCGTGACGTCCAACTCCTCCTGGATGCGTTGGAGTTCTGTCCGCATCTGGGTCCGAAGCTTCGCGTCCAGGTTCGAGAGCGGTTCGTCCATCAGAAAGACGTCCGGATCGCGCACGATCGAACGTCCGAGCGCAACGCGCTGCTGCTGCCCTCCCGACAGCTGTTTGGGATACTGGTCGAGGAGTTCGGCGATTTCGAGGAGTTCGGCGACCTCTTCGACTCGGTCGTCGATGTCATCCTGACTCCATTCGTCGGCGAGATCAAGACTGAACGACATGTTCTCGCGGACGGTCATGTGCGGATACAGCGCATAATTCTGGAACACCATCGCGATATTACGGTCTTGCGGCCGAACGCCGTTGACAACCGTGTCCTCGATCTCGATCACCCCCTCTGAAATCTGTTCGAGACCGGCGATCATCCGGAGCGTCGTGGACTTTCCACAGCCGGATGGCCCGACCATGACGAGAAACTCACCGTCGTCGACCTCTAAATCGACGCCTTCGACGGCTACCACGTCGTCATATTTTTTTGTCACATCTGACAGTCGCACCTTGCTCATTGTTGCGTACACACACAGTACTATCGATACATTATAAAGGTTCGTGACGACGTGGCCGTCACCAGCCATGCCACGTCGGTGGTTACCACTGGTTTGACGATGCCAAACCTTTTGGTATCGGACCCGGACCTTCCGCTATGGGAAAGAACCGGAATCCGCGCCGGATTCAAGCCGTCGATCACGCC is part of the Halosolutus amylolyticus genome and encodes:
- a CDS encoding ABC transporter ATP-binding protein encodes the protein MSKVRLSDVTKKYDDVVAVEGVDLEVDDGEFLVMVGPSGCGKSTTLRMIAGLEQISEGVIEIEDTVVNGVRPQDRNIAMVFQNYALYPHMTVRENMSFSLDLADEWSQDDIDDRVEEVAELLEIAELLDQYPKQLSGGQQQRVALGRSIVRDPDVFLMDEPLSNLDAKLRTQMRTELQRIQEELDVTTIYVTHDQTEAMTMGDRIVILNDGELQQVSPPEECYHRPNNKFVAGFIGSPSMNFFDVTVGTTDGGCTIDAEGFSTTLSLDVADGEYTLGVRPEDLTLTQDEGHIEAVVDVVEPMGSDNYLYLQLEERDTEIIARVDDEIRPDRGDRVTLDFDAADVHFFDTTGQRVPIESESTTLPDAA